AAAAGAAGAAATTCCTTTGTTCCAACTATTCGGAATCACCATTTTCAAGTTTAAACAATTTCCCGAGAAATATCTACAAATTCTGAGTAGATATCGACAAAATTAGGCTTTTAAAAGAGACAGCGATACCCGATATATATGACAATATATTTAACCCATGTTCTCAAAAGAGATCTTATTGTTATTAACCAATGACCTCGCAGCTACGCGTGAAATGAACCTCTAACTGGCAACCGATATGTCACAGCTTAAAACTGAACAACAAAAAACCCATTACGAAACATTACTGCAATAAGAAAAAGGTTTCATTACCTTTTTTTAATCTCCTTTAAGATCCTCAGTTGTTAATTTTCGTTAATAACTATCTAAACCTAAGGCAACCAAATCAAAAGAAGAAATTGCTTTGGTCCAACTATTCGGGATCACCATTTTCAAATTTCAACAATTTCCCGAGAAATATCTACAAATTCTGAGTAGATATCGACAAAATTAGAAGCTTCTAAAGGGAGAAGTGTTTTTGTTGATAAGAAAGTAGAATTACTTTAGAACTCAAACTCTACCGGGTGTTTTTTAATTAAAAGAAATAAACTCTTCTAAGGAAAGAGTTTTTATAATTATGCTAAAGGTGATAAAACACATGTGTAGTCTTCCTTCGCTGGAATAATAACTGAACTTTTATTATTATTACTGATATGGGGCAAAGGGTCCTCACATATTTAAATCAGATGCAAAAAAGTTTATAACCGCATTTTCACCACGAATATATGGAACTATATATTATTATTTTTTCTTTTTCGATACTAAACGTACCGAAAGTTTGCAATCAAAATGGTTTAATGTGATTTTTCTTCTGTTTTCAAATATTTTGAGTGAAAGGGGAAAAAATAAGACTCCAGAGTTCGCTGGCGTAGAGCATGTCAGCAATCATACCTTACCGAAAACGTTTGGCTATTGGTTTTACAAGGTCATGAAGACTATTGCCATGTTGCAACGAATCCTTCATCATTCGCACCCATCAGTTACCCTATGCTATATTGGGATTACAGAAGAAGAAACCCACAATGTATTAAAGTCATTTAGTGTCTTTAATAATTCATAACAAATAAATGGCCTCTTTTTAGTAGGTTTCTTTTGATAACTTCACTTTTGAAAAAATTATTGTTATTTCAAATTAGCCAAACATAAATGCTCTTTTTCGATAGCTTATTGAAAAAATTAATCCTATTGCTAACATATTCCCCATTAATGAGCTGCCTCCGTAACTTATAAAAGGTAAGGGTATCCCTGTTATAGGTAGTAAACCTATGTTCATTCCAATATTCTCGAAAATATGGAAAAAAATCATTGAAACCACACCTACACATAGGTAAGATTCAAAACTATTTTTGACATCTAACGCTAACTTCACCATGCCCGAAATAAGGAAGAAATAAATTGTTATTAAAATACTAGATCCTAGGAAACCATATTTAGAAGCAATAACGCTAAATATAAAATCTGTGTGTGCTTCAGGAACGTATACCCCGCTTCCTTTATAACCAGAAACTCCACCTGATCCTATGGCAAGCAAGGCTTTGATTAAGTTAAAACCCTCTCCTGATTTATAAGACTCTGGATCAATCCAAGCATAAATCCTTCCTAATTGAAATATTTTTATCCCCATTAAACGGAGAATTTCAGGGTGAAGAAAAACTAAGTACAAAATACCACTCACAATTGATCCTCCAATAATAAAAATACCACCAATTATTCTCCATGATATGCCTGAAACAAATAATATCCCTATAAAAATACACATTAATACTAAAGATGTACCTAAATCTGGTTGTTTCATAATTAAAAGTATTGGAAGAAGTGTTGCAGCCCCCATTTTAATTAATAGAAAAAAATCCGTTTTCAAAGTTTTGTCTCATATTTATTATGATGTTTTTGTATTAAGTAACTTAAACAAATTATTAAAGATATTTTAGTAAACTCAGCTGGCTGAAGAGACCCAATCCCAGGAATTTGAAACCAACTTTTGGCTCCATTTATTTCTCGTGCTATTGACTCAGGCGACAAAATTAATGCAATTAATAGAAATAAACTAAGCGAGTAAAAAAACCAATTCAAGCGAAATATTTGTTCAGAATCCAAATACATAACTCCTAAAATCATACCGAAACCTATAAACTACCAAGTTACTTGTCTAAATAAAAAATTCCCTTCGTATTGACCAAATTCTTGAGCAGTGTGAATAGCTATACAACTAGTTATAAATAGCAAAAGTAAAAGTGTAACTAGGTTGTAATCAAACTTTGAATTTTTCATATTTTTCCCCTTGTAAAATATTTACTCATGTTATAATTCAACTCTGTTTTACTAAAAATGTAAATTCGTTAATTCCATAAGACGGGTTGAAAATCCAGCTCTCTTTTAAGTCGCTCTTGAGAAATATTATTCAGCTAAGAAAAGTAAAAAAAAATCCATACTTGAAAAGCTTCAAGGATGGATTCAGACAAACACCAAGATCCTTAGGGTGTCTCTTGGATGCCCTATAGATAGGTAAGTTATCCAGGTTATTACGTAAAACGAACATAAAATATAGAAAAAGAGAATGTGCTTGAACGGGAGCAAAAGTCGAAGATCCAGCTGCCATAATTGGTGGCTTTTTTTATTGACTAAGGTGCAGATTTGGACTTTATATAGAGGGGGGAATCGAGGATTAAATATTTTGCCCCCTTAATACTAAGGTTCAATTCGAATTAATATAAATGGACTTAAAAAAATGAAATTTTCTATACACGCTTTGATATATATCTTTTTAGGCTGTATCTATGGTATTCATGAAATATATATTGATGGTACACAAAGGTATTTTTCAAAAATAAGGAATGCTATCCATCATTTATCAACATGGGTATTTGTTTTATGTATAACGTCTTTGAAAGACAAAGCTGGTCGATAATTGCATTCTTATTTAGTTCATAAATTTAAGACTATTCGCTTCAAATAAGTAGACGTGTTTCCCTACTTAAGACAATCAGAAGTTGTTCTCGAAAGGGGGATCTAATTGAAGAAATTTATTGTTTGTTATACCTTGGATAATGATATTAAACGAGAAAAAATAATAAAAGGGCCAGATGTAAAGAAGGAAGACGTTCTAAAAGATGTATTAGATAAGATAGTACGAAGTAATTACTTTATTGCAAAAACCGACCAAGGAGAGTATAGGATAAATTCTTCCTTAATACGTTATATACAGGTTTTGAATGAAATGCATTGTTTTAAATACCATACTGATCATCAATGACTAGTGAGTAAATAAAAGGTTATTTGCATAGTTTTCTTCAATTTTGTTGAGTAACTTGAATATGGGAGAGAAGATTAATGTCAGAAACGTATCGTTCTCGTCAGGAACGAAAACAAGTGGAAAAAACAAAACAAGATCGAAAAAAAGGTAAAAACTCCCCTAAAAGAAGGTCTTTCTTGAAAAAAGTTTTACTTTGGTGTTCATTATTAGGTGTTGTTTCAATTGGAATAGGGGTAGTTACGGTTGCAGCAATGATTAAGGATGCACCCAAAATAGATGCTTCAAAACTGGTCGATCCGCTTTCTACCAAATTATACGATAAAAACGGGAATTTCATTTACGAATATGGTAAAGAAAAGCGGACAAAAATTAAGTATTCTCAAGTTCCAAAAATGTTGGAACATGCTTTCATCGCCACGGAGGATGCACATTTTTATGAACACAATGGCATTGATATAAAAGGAACTTCTAGAGCAATCTTCAAGAACCTAAAAGGGGATTTCGGATCTCAAGGCGGAAGTACGATTACGCAGCAGGTCATTAAAAACTCCTTTTTGTCACCTCAGAAAACAATAAAGCGAAAGGTACAGGAATGGAGCTTGGCCTATCAGCTTGAGCAAAAGTATTCCAAACATCAAATCTTAATGATGTATTTAAATAAGATCTACCTTGGAGACGGGGCATATGGTGTAGCAGCTGCCGCCAAAAATTACTACGGAATTGATGCCGATCATCTAAATAAATTAACGCTTCCGGAGGCCGCTATGCTGGCGGGGCTCCCACAGAGTCCAAGTTATTACGATCCCACTGAACCCGAACATGTGAAAGCTGCAACAAATCGTCGTAATATTGTTTTAGAAGCTATGTATAAACAAGGGTATATTACGAAAAAGCAATTGGAGGATGCAAAGAAGGTTCCAGTTACAGCAGGACTTGTTCCAAAAACGAAACAGCAAGGAATGCCGTACGAGGCGTTTTTGGATGCTGTTGTAAAAGAAGTTGAAAGAAAGCTGAAAAATGTAGATATCAGTTCGGATGGATTATCTATTTATACGACGCTAGATCCAAAAGCTCAGACCTTTGCGGACAAAATAATGAACACCGATACGATTATTTCTTATCCAAATGACAATTTTCAAGGAGCCTTCGTATTTTCAGATACAAAAACAGGAGAAGTTCGAGCTATTGGAAGCGGTCGAAACCAATATAAAGCTTCCTTCCGAGGCAACAACTTTGCGGTTGATATTAAACGTCAACCAGGATCTACTTTCAAGCCAGTCTTTGATTATGGTCCGGCTATTGAAAATTCAAAATGGTCTACAGCACACCAAATTAATGATCATGAGATAACCTACTCAAATGGTCAGTCTATTTCTAACTGGGATCATCAATATCACGGAATGATGTCGATTAGAACAGCACTTCAATGGTCATACAATATTCCAGCACTTCTTACCCTTCAAGATGTGGGGATGGATAAAGCACAAAATTTTGCAGAAAATCTGGGAATTACTTTTAAAAATAATAAGGTGTACGAATCATATGCGATTGGAAGTAATACGGTTAATCCATTAGAGTTGGCAGGGGCATATAGTGCTTTTGGAAATAACGGTGAATACAATACACCACATTTTGTTCGTAAAGTTGTCTATCCTGAGGGCAGAGTTGTTAATTTAACTCCAAAACCAAAACGTGCTATGCATGATTACACAGCTTATTTGGTGACGGATATGTTACGGACAGTTGTAAAATCTGGTACAGGAAAAACAGCAAATGTCCTTGGACTAGATGTGGCTGGAAAAACTGGCACAACCAATTTTGACAGTAAAACCAGAGCACAATATGGATATCCATCCGGTTCGGTAAATGATAGTTGGTTCGCTGGTTATACACCGCAATACACTATGGCGGTCTGGACTGGATATACTAAAAATGGTCCAGGTAATTATATGGATGGAAATACAACTAAAATCTCGCACCAAATGTTTAAGGCCATGCTGGGAGCGTTTGGAACAGACAAAAGTAGCTTCCAACAGCCTAGTGATGTATACCGGGTGAATAATGAACTGTTCATTAAAGGTGGAGAAGCTCCACCAGTTACAAAAAAGAATAAAAAACATAAACAAAAGGAAGAGAAGCATAAACAACAAGAGGAAACGAAACATAAACAAAAGGAAGAGAAGCATAAACAACAAGAGGAAAAGAAACACAAACAAAAGGAAGAGAAGCATAAACAACAAGAGGAAAAGAAACACAAGCAAAAGGAAGAGAAGCATAAACAACAAGAGGAAAAGAAACACACACAATAAAGTTTTTTAGGATGGGATTGCATTGGTTCCATCCTTTTTTATGATACACGTAAGAGAATGTGAAGGTTTATACTTAAACTATAGGGTGCGTTAGTTGAAGATTGATCGGAGCTGTCTTTAAGGCAGCTTTTTCTTTATGCAACTAACGGGGAAGGATAATAAGGGGATGAAAAAATTACCGAAATATACCTTTTTTTATGTTGGAATCTAAGAAACATAACTTTTCAAAGGGGCTTATTGTGCGAAAGACAATTATTATTGTTTCTTATTTATTATTCCTTGTTCCTCTAATGTTCATTGTGAATTTTCTGTTTGATATTGTTACACTTGAAAAGATCCAAGGATTTCCTATATTTTTTCCTTTAGTATTTTGTCCTATTGGTCTTTTCTTCGCTTCAAAAAGCACATAAAATGCAAAAGGATTTTTTGACACTTTGTGCTATCATTTTAAATTCGGTCTTATTAATATTTCCTTCAGTAATATGATTTTAGGAACAGTTAGATAATACTGATAACCTTTCTTCAATTAAGTGGTGCTTTACTTCAATAAGAGAGTTGCTTTGGCAGCTCCTTTTCTTATGGAACTATTGGGGCAGTTTAGTTGAAGAACAAACTGGGGTTTTTTATTTGTTTTACTAGTTTGGAGAGTAGCCTATAATTGTTTTTATATAAGAAGTAGTTAGAAAGAGGTTTATATGTTTCAAAATTTTTTTGAGAGAACGTTTATTTTAATATTACATATAGTAAAATTGTTAATTATATTAGTATTGTGCTGTGCTGGTATTATTATAGGTGCTGTAATATTAGGTATTATGGGAATTGATGTACCTAATATACAACTAATCTTAGATATAGCATCAGTACCTTTTATGTTTTTCGACCATAAAATTGTCGAAAGAATAATAAGCATAATCTGCTTTTTTCTTTCTTTTTTAATATATTTTCAATTAAGAAAGATGAAGAAATAATGCAATGTTAAGCTAACGAGTTAAACATTTTTCTTGTTCAACTAAAGGGTGCGTTAGCTGAAAATCGGAGCTGTCTTTAAGGCAGCTCTTTCTTTATGCAACTAACGGGGCAGTTGAGTAACAAATTTTTAAAGAAACATAGTTTTAGGTGTGGTAAAATATGTTATTAATACAAGCTCGAACCATTAGGAGGTTTTTAAATGAAATGGAAATTAGTTTTGACCATAGGGTTTGCTGGTGCTTTAGCTTTATCAATCGGTTTTGCGAAGGACCTACAAAGTACAAAGGTATTTGCACAAACTGGACAGTCAAAAGTAAAGGTTGAACAAACTGCCACTAATAACGGAGATCAATACAGAGTTATATCAGTAGAAGAGCAAAATCGTAGAGAAGGTAATGTAGCTGAAGGAAAAAATGTTACCACAATTATTTCAGTAGAAGAGCAAAATATGGTGGAAAATAGTTCAGCTCAACAAGGGTTTGTTCCACAAGAAAATGGGACAGGTTTCTATTTCGAAAAAGAAAATAAAAATTAAGTTTAGTTGTTAAACTAACAGGTGCGTTAGATGAAGATCGGAGCTGCCTTTAAGGCAGCTTTTTCTTTATGGAACTATCGGGGCAGTTTAGTTCAAGAAGCGTAACTTATTCGTACTGTGAATTAATTGCAATACATTTTGCTACCACTCTTTATGAAATGGTAATATTTAATGCTGAGGTGGTGTTTATGAAAAAATTATATTTGATCCCTATTTCTATACTTCTTGCAGCTCCATTGTCATCGCTTCTTAGTGCTTCAATTGATAGTTTAATATCTTTAAATGAAGATCTTCCAAAAGATGAATATTTCCCTTTTTTAAATGGAGTAATTATTGGCACAATATATGAATTAGCAATATATTGCATTATTGGTATTCCTGTAACTCTAATTATTGATACCATAACTTATTTTTTGGGTTTACATACAAACTTAAAAGTATATCTTTTACAATTTTCTTTGTATACTATTTCTGCAATCACTCTTGCCTACATATTAGACTCTGATAATTTTTGGGCTTATTTAACGGTAGGAATAGCAGTACATCCCTATTTTAATATATTGTTTTTTTTGAAAAAAACTAATAGCAAACCTTAAACAGAATCTATGACGAAATATTGGTCAACTCTTCTTATAGAACTAAAGGGTGCGTTAGCTGAAGATCAGAGCTGTCATTAAGGCAGATGTAATTGGATGGGAAACCCTAATTCATGAGGTTGTAACATGTGTAAACCGATATCCGTAATTTTGGCGATGTACCGTAACTAAACCAAACCGATCTTTGGTTGGTATAGTATGAATAGGCTCATTAATATCTTCCCCAATCCCTTGTCCATAGTATTTCGTTAAAAATGCTGTGACTAAAGCGAATCTATTTCACCCTGCAGTAATCGTATGCAATGGACCATCTAAAGAAAGCCCTCTGACCTCATTCTTTGAAGTCTCTGTATAATAACTGGATGGAAACGCTGCTTTATATTCCTGACCTGGTACTATAAAAGGTTTTGGATTATCCACCACAAACCTTTGGATCCCTTTTTTAATTCTCCTTAGTGTATTGTAGGACAAATCCTTTTTACGATTAAAAATGCTAGGTGCTCCAATATCCCAATCCATAATTTCGGAGGAAGATACCCAAGCCTTACGTTTTCCGACCTGTACTTCTAAACTGTTTGGATCACCATAAGTCGGTTGTGGCCATGTTATCAGTTTACCATCGCAACGAGCAATCATGAAAGATCTCTTTCGAATTGTAGGCGCTCCGTAATCACAAGCACGTGGCTCCTTAAATTCAACTTGATAGCCTAGTGATTGAAGCGCCTTTATGAATTAAAAACCTTAACAACATGAAATATTAATGGATACTGTGGTTTTAGAATACTATGAGTGATAACATAACACTATCTTAGATAATTTGTTTTGAAATCGAGTGATTTTTGCCTATTCTATAAGCGAAAATCTGTCTTAGAATGAGGTGGTTTAATGGCACGTGAGAAAAAATTTTCTACACAAGAAATTTTTAAAGCGACCAATTCGCTTTTATTAAAGCATGGTTACGAGGGATTTTCTTTTAGCCTGTTAGCAGAAGCCTTACATGTTTCTAGAGCGGCAATTTACAAGCATTATATGAATAAAGAAGAACTTATTATTGATTATATGGTAAGTGAAATGGAAAAAATATTAAGTGATCTACAAGAGATCGACAGCACAGCTGATTTCCCGTCACAATTAGATCAACTGCTAACGCTAATTTTTGCCTATTCGGATATTCATCAAATTTTAGGGATGGCACACCAAATTCAAGAAAATAGCTCGGATATTTCAATGAAAAAGAATCAGCTGCAAAAGCTGCATTTAGATATGTATTCACAACTCCAGTCATTAATCAATCTAGGAAAACAGGAAAACCTACTTAGTGAAAAACTTCCTAATGACGTGATATTGGGTTTCATCTTCCAAAGTATTGCAATTCCAAACCATAGAGGGATTCCACAAGAGGAATGGTTGCATTACATAAAAGAAGTTGTTGGTCATGGAATTTATAAAATTAAATAAGTGACACTAGTGTAACTTTAATCTATAATCAAAGTTACACTAGTGTTATTTTGTTTGTACAAACATCTTTTTCTCCAGAATGTGATGATTTCATTTTGGATTTTACTTTTAAAAGAATGAGGGTGTTCGGATATGTTTTTAGCTTTAAAGGAGTTAAAGAAAGGAAAACTTCGCTTCACGATGATTGGCCTGATCATCGTTTTAATAGCTTGGCTTGTGTTTATTCTTTCTGGTTTGGGTAATGGACTATCAACGTTAAGTGCAGCATCTATAAAAAATATGGATGCTGATTATGTAGTGTATGAAAAAGGTTCGGGTTCCACATTCAGCAAGTCTTTACTATCAGAGTCACTAATATCTGATATCGAAAAACAATCTAATGTAGAAGAGGTTTCTCCATTCGGTTCTGCGATGGGAGCCATTTTAAATGAAGATGGATCTGGAAATGAAGACAAAACGGATATAGCGATTTTAGGGATTAATCCAGGAACTTTTTTGGAACCGAAAGTGATCGAAGGTAAACAGTTAGATCAAGGTAACCAATTAGGTGTTCTAGCTAATGATGGATTAAAAGATCAAGGCTACAAAATTGGGGATAGCCTGGCTTTAGATGGCTCAATGGAAAAACTAAAAATCATCGGTTTTGTTGAAAACGAAACATATAATCATTTACCTGCTTTGTTTACAACGATGGATAAATGGCGTTTATATAAATTTTCCGCTCCTGGTTCTAATAATGGAATGGAAGATGCAGTCAATGCATTTGTTCTGCAAGGTCCAGATGTAAATACTGAAACATTAGACAAAGAAATAAAAGGTATCGAAACGGTATCCAAAAATAAAGCTATACAAGGAATGCCAGGGTATACAGCTGAAAATGGGACCATTATGATGATGCTTGTATTCTTGATCGTTATATCGACTTTTGTGATTGCTGTATTCTTCTACGTATTAACGATACAAAAAACAAACCAATTTGGTGTGATGAAAGCCATTGGCGCAAGTAATAGCTTTATTGCAAACGCCATTGTATCACAAGTATTCTTATTGTCTTTAATTGGTATTTTAGTAGGAATTGCTTTAACCTATGGAACAGCTTTGATTCTTCCGGAAGGCATGCCATTTAATTTAGATGTAAAACTTGTTGTCATTTATGGTGTTCTGCTTTTATTAATCAGTGTGCTTAGTTCGCTCATTTCCGTTCGGAAAATAACAAAAATCGATCCACTTACTGCACTTGGGAGGGTAGAATAATGGCTGGACTTCAATTAGAGAATGTATCAAAAATATATAAAGAAGGAGACAGTCAAGTCATTGCTCTCAATAATGTCTCCATAACTGTCGAACCAGGGCAATTTGTAGCAATTATTGGACCTTCTGGTTCTGGAAAAAGTACCTTTTTATCCATTGCTGGAGCGCTTTTACAAGCTTCAAAAGGGAAAGTCATAATTGACGGTGTTAATATTGCCAACCTATCAGAGAAACAACTTTCCCAAGTTCGTTTAAATGAAATAGGCTTTATTTTGCAAACGTCAAACTTAATTCCTTACTTAACAGTTCTTGATCAACTGCTAGTTGTTAAAAAAATGGCTGGAGCTTTACGTGCTGCAGACAAAGCATTTGCAAAAGAGTTACTTACGGAATTAGGCTTAAGTTCTAAGTTAAATAAGTTTCCTAATGAATTATCTGGAGGAGAACGCCAACGTGCTGCCATTGCCCGTGCATTTATGAATGATTCTAAAATCATTCTTGCAGATGAGCCAACAGCTAGCCTTGATTCTAATCGAGCACATGAAGTGGTAAAATTGATTTCAAAAGAAGTCAAAGCACGGAAAAAAGCTGCCATTATGGTAACGCATGATGAGCGTATGCTGGAGTACTGTGATCGTGTTTATCTTATAGAAGATGGCGTATTGATCCCTCTAGAAGACCATTCGTTACATGCGGTAAAACATAAAGGGGAAAGTAATCGTTAGTAAAAGAGACTTTTCCAAAGTAATCCGGCTAAATAGCCTTCGATAGTGTCAAATGAATAAGCTTCCTCTAAATTAAATCGTTTAGAGGAAGGATTAAAAGCTGCCTAGGCAGGATCATTGCAAGAAGGAATAGAGCCTCTGTCTTTTCCTTCACTACAAATAGAGGCAGCAGAAATGCTGCCTCACTTTATTGTGATTATCATCTGTAGTAAGTATCAATTTTCTTTTCTATTTTATGAAAAGAAATGTCTATTCCTATAAAAAGGAATAAGTCTGCTATTCGTGTCTCTTCTTAATGGATTACTCCTTTAATAGCATTACGTAAGGCAACCTTTCTGGATAAAGGAGCGTAATATGATGATTAAACTCACTCCTTGTATATTATGAGTCAAGAAAAAGGGGAGTACATATTATACATGGCTAATATGTACTCTCCTTTATTTATTAAGGTTTTTTATAATTAAATCTAGAAAATTTTGGAATACTAACAAACATTAAAGGACCGTCAATAGACCTGTTTTTTGTACGAAAGAAGGATGACCACCAAGTTTCGACGAATATATCAATATACTTTTTGGAGGTGTTGGATATGGGGATTTGTTGTGGAGAGTGTCACGTTGAATTAAAGAGTGATGATTATGTCACATTGGATGAATTTAGCACACTGAGGCACACATATTGCGGTTATGATCTTATTGCCGAGCTGATCAAAGACATTGGGACCTATCGAAATATCAAAACAAAGTATTGGTTTTCCCGTGAGCGTACTAAATGAAAATCGGTAAAATCTTGGAGTTAATTAAAACTGATACACCAGCGAATATTGCCAAAAGGGCTGATGTTCATCTTTCAGAAAAATTACTAAGAAAAGCATTGAATAAAGCCGGTTATGAGTCTAGAAATGCAGACGAAAAAGGCTGGTATTTCGTTGGTGAAGGTGACGAGGAAACGGTAAAAGAGCAGCTTATTTATGACTTTGCAACAGCAGGAAAGGCAATGGCGGACGTTTCAACTAATGTAAATAAAGAACCTATTAACGATACCAACCAACGTTTTAACGTTGGCATAAAACGTGGTAAAGAACAGGTCAAACAAGCGAACGAACAATCAGCACCAACCATGGAACGAACCAGCGTTATAAGAAAACGTTCTTCATTCGATATGGATGTTGAACTTATGAAGGAACTAAAAATACAAGCAATCATTCATGATAGGACGGTTTATGAACTAGTTGAAAGTGCCGTAAGGCACTATTTAGCTGAATTAAAGGGAAAATGATGTGGCATTGAAATAAAGTCACGATGTTTATAATAAAGTTGCACCGTTTTACCCCTTTGGATACTAACCTCTAAAGGGGTGTTTTTATGTCCAAAAGATAAAGTACATCTGAAATTCAAAAATGGATCAAGGGAATTTTTGAGTGGTAATAGAGTTGTTCCGTTAAAGGGAGCGATTCTTTACTCGTATGTAATAAAAGGGTGAATGAGGGCCAACCTACGATAGTACTGAAAGCAGTAAATCATCGCGAGTAGCAACCTATCACGCTCGGACAGCACAACAAGACTACAAGCAAGCCAAGGAGGACAGGGCTATGGTAGAGACAAAGAGAAAATCCCAAGAAGTAAAAAACACCCCTTTTAAAAGGAATGCCCTCTTGTTATATAATTCCAGGGTAATAACTATCTGGAATTTCCTAAACCCAACATAACTAGGAAAGTTATCTAACCTTGTTGGGCCAAAGTAACAGAATCAATCGCCAATTTTGAAGCTGTTTCGGGAAGTTGATAAGGAATAACTTGATCGTTTTCTTTGTCCTCTTCTTAATAATATCGCATAGATTTTAGGGAAGCTTCAGACATCGAAAGGTTCAACTTTTTTGCAAGCATAGTTAGTATTTTAGGGATATCGTTGCTACTCTTTTTCTTATGGAGCTAAAGTCAGGTTAGTTCAACAGTGCTATTTGATTTTTGTTCAACAATTGGATCATCCTAATGGTTTTTAGATAAAATAACCTATTTTTAATTAATCCCTATATAAAATTCAGAATATTTAGTATAATACATTTATAATTGGTACGGACATCACGATGTTTATGAATCTTTTTCAACAGCATTTAGGAGGGGGGCTCTTTCAAGTTGTTTAAATGAAATATTTCTTAGAAAATCTTCGGTGTATATGGCAAAAACAAGAGGTGTTATGGATAGGATCTTAAATCAGAAAAGGGGTTTTTTCTTGAAAAGGAATTTTTTAAGTAAAAGAAATTTGTTTATCTTCTCCCTAGTTTTTGTGCTTGCATTAGTAGGCTTTTCTTCAGGTACACTTCCAGACCATCTTGATTCTCTTGCACCTGACACTGTTTACTTTAACGGAAAAGTTATCACCATGGACAAAGGTGCTACCATTGCCGAAGCCGTAGCAGTCAAGGACGGAAAAATCATTGCCGTTGGTTCAAATAAGGAAATTGGTAAGTTAAAGGGACGGCACACGAAAGTCGTTAATTTAATGAATAAAGTGTTATTGCCGGGATTCTATGATGCCCACAGTCATTTTCCGAGCTCCGGAATGGACGGGACTGTTCAAGTTAATTTAAATAGTCCTCCGGTAGGTCCTATTAAAAATATTGATGATC
This sequence is a window from Brevibacillus sp. JNUCC-41. Protein-coding genes within it:
- a CDS encoding transglycosylase domain-containing protein; this encodes MEKTKQDRKKGKNSPKRRSFLKKVLLWCSLLGVVSIGIGVVTVAAMIKDAPKIDASKLVDPLSTKLYDKNGNFIYEYGKEKRTKIKYSQVPKMLEHAFIATEDAHFYEHNGIDIKGTSRAIFKNLKGDFGSQGGSTITQQVIKNSFLSPQKTIKRKVQEWSLAYQLEQKYSKHQILMMYLNKIYLGDGAYGVAAAAKNYYGIDADHLNKLTLPEAAMLAGLPQSPSYYDPTEPEHVKAATNRRNIVLEAMYKQGYITKKQLEDAKKVPVTAGLVPKTKQQGMPYEAFLDAVVKEVERKLKNVDISSDGLSIYTTLDPKAQTFADKIMNTDTIISYPNDNFQGAFVFSDTKTGEVRAIGSGRNQYKASFRGNNFAVDIKRQPGSTFKPVFDYGPAIENSKWSTAHQINDHEITYSNGQSISNWDHQYHGMMSIRTALQWSYNIPALLTLQDVGMDKAQNFAENLGITFKNNKVYESYAIGSNTVNPLELAGAYSAFGNNGEYNTPHFVRKVVYPEGRVVNLTPKPKRAMHDYTAYLVTDMLRTVVKSGTGKTANVLGLDVAGKTGTTNFDSKTRAQYGYPSGSVNDSWFAGYTPQYTMAVWTGYTKNGPGNYMDGNTTKISHQMFKAMLGAFGTDKSSFQQPSDVYRVNNELFIKGGEAPPVTKKNKKHKQKEEKHKQQEETKHKQKEEKHKQQEEKKHKQKEEKHKQQEEKKHKQKEEKHKQQEEKKHTQ
- a CDS encoding TetR/AcrR family transcriptional regulator codes for the protein MAREKKFSTQEIFKATNSLLLKHGYEGFSFSLLAEALHVSRAAIYKHYMNKEELIIDYMVSEMEKILSDLQEIDSTADFPSQLDQLLTLIFAYSDIHQILGMAHQIQENSSDISMKKNQLQKLHLDMYSQLQSLINLGKQENLLSEKLPNDVILGFIFQSIAIPNHRGIPQEEWLHYIKEVVGHGIYKIK
- a CDS encoding ABC transporter permease, with product MFLALKELKKGKLRFTMIGLIIVLIAWLVFILSGLGNGLSTLSAASIKNMDADYVVYEKGSGSTFSKSLLSESLISDIEKQSNVEEVSPFGSAMGAILNEDGSGNEDKTDIAILGINPGTFLEPKVIEGKQLDQGNQLGVLANDGLKDQGYKIGDSLALDGSMEKLKIIGFVENETYNHLPALFTTMDKWRLYKFSAPGSNNGMEDAVNAFVLQGPDVNTETLDKEIKGIETVSKNKAIQGMPGYTAENGTIMMMLVFLIVISTFVIAVFFYVLTIQKTNQFGVMKAIGASNSFIANAIVSQVFLLSLIGILVGIALTYGTALILPEGMPFNLDVKLVVIYGVLLLLISVLSSLISVRKITKIDPLTALGRVE
- a CDS encoding ABC transporter ATP-binding protein, which produces MAGLQLENVSKIYKEGDSQVIALNNVSITVEPGQFVAIIGPSGSGKSTFLSIAGALLQASKGKVIIDGVNIANLSEKQLSQVRLNEIGFILQTSNLIPYLTVLDQLLVVKKMAGALRAADKAFAKELLTELGLSSKLNKFPNELSGGERQRAAIARAFMNDSKIILADEPTASLDSNRAHEVVKLISKEVKARKKAAIMVTHDERMLEYCDRVYLIEDGVLIPLEDHSLHAVKHKGESNR